In one Streptomyces marincola genomic region, the following are encoded:
- a CDS encoding TetR/AcrR family transcriptional regulator has translation MAAASGHEKRVPPARRDPEGRRRSLVRAAAELTVEGGDELTHRRVAERAGVPLGATTYYFSTLEELREAALRLLAEEMDKELARLAEALADGAGSPAALAEALHSYLADRPRVQADAALYFAAVRRPALRPLALRWFDGLVHVLSAHTDPASALAVAVFTDGAADHAMLHDEPLDVAALTRALAALMPSRATESKETAQ, from the coding sequence GTGGCTGCCGCGAGCGGGCACGAGAAACGCGTTCCCCCGGCGCGCCGGGACCCCGAGGGCCGCCGCCGGTCCCTCGTCAGGGCGGCGGCGGAGCTGACCGTCGAGGGCGGCGACGAGCTGACGCACCGGCGGGTGGCGGAGCGGGCCGGCGTGCCGCTCGGGGCCACCACCTACTACTTCTCCACCCTGGAGGAGCTGCGGGAGGCGGCCCTGCGCCTGCTCGCCGAGGAGATGGACAAGGAACTGGCCAGGCTCGCCGAGGCGCTGGCCGACGGCGCCGGCAGCCCCGCCGCCCTGGCCGAGGCGCTGCACTCCTACCTGGCCGACCGCCCCCGCGTGCAGGCCGACGCCGCCCTGTACTTCGCCGCCGTGCGGCGCCCCGCGCTGCGCCCGCTGGCGCTGCGCTGGTTCGACGGGCTGGTGCACGTCCTGTCCGCCCACACCGACCCCGCCTCCGCGCTCGCGGTGGCGGTGTTCACCGACGGCGCGGCCGACCACGCCATGCTGCACGACGAGCCGCTCGACGTCGCCGCCCTCACCCGCGCGCTCGCCGCGCTGATGCCCAGCCGGGCCACGGAAAGCAAGGAAACCGCACAGTGA
- a CDS encoding MMPL family transporter produces MATLLHRIGRGAFRRCRLVLGLWLVALVAVVAGAAAAGGSFDDEFTIPGSESQEALDALAADFPAAAGTSAQIVVQAPEGRSVTDPAYAAAIEETVATAAEGPQVAAVVDPATAGTVSEDGRVALAQVQFEVELPDLRDSSLDAVEDAAQAARDAGLRTEVGGVAYSMTAVHVSPVELIGVAVALLVLVITFGSLLAAGMPLVSALIGVGVGLAGIMLLSAATTVSSTAPTLALMLGLAVGIDYALFILSRHRSQLANGMDPEESAGVATGTAGSAVVFAGLTVIIALSGLAVVGIPFLTVMGLCAAATVLVAVLVAVTLLPALLGLAGHRLVPAPGSRAARREREAAAGTTPTGGERWARLAVRRPLPVVLGVVVLLGLAALPARDLSLSLPDNGTAAEDSGQRQAYDLISDAFGPGVNGPLLVLVNGAGQDPQALEQAAGTVAGTLNELPGVVLAAPAQGDPDSGTAVVQVVPETGPRDPATADLVHEIRDSAPRVAEAAGVEGLSVTGNTAVGVDVSQRLGDSLVPFAAVVVGLALLLLILVFRSLLVPLKAALGFLLTVGASFGAVVAVFQWGWLSDVFGVTQTGPVVSFLPIILIAILFGLAMDYEVFMVSRMREEYVRGAAPRAAITAGAGHASRVVTAAALIMTFVFASFVLSDDTTIKPMAFALALGVMVDAFLVRMTLVPAVLALLGRHAWWLPAWLDRALPDLDIEGERLRHRTGAAPAPAGSRADGGV; encoded by the coding sequence ATGGCGACCCTCCTCCACCGGATAGGCCGCGGGGCCTTCCGGCGCTGCCGCCTCGTGCTCGGCCTGTGGCTGGTGGCCCTCGTCGCGGTCGTCGCCGGCGCAGCGGCCGCCGGCGGATCGTTCGACGACGAGTTCACCATTCCCGGCTCCGAGTCCCAGGAGGCGCTGGACGCCCTGGCCGCGGACTTCCCCGCCGCCGCCGGCACCAGCGCGCAGATCGTCGTGCAGGCCCCGGAAGGCCGTTCCGTGACCGACCCCGCGTACGCGGCGGCGATCGAGGAGACCGTCGCCACCGCCGCCGAGGGCCCGCAGGTGGCCGCCGTCGTCGACCCCGCGACCGCGGGCACCGTCTCGGAGGACGGCCGCGTCGCGCTGGCCCAGGTGCAGTTCGAGGTCGAACTGCCCGACCTGCGCGACTCCTCACTCGACGCCGTCGAGGACGCGGCGCAGGCCGCCCGCGACGCGGGCCTGCGCACCGAGGTCGGCGGCGTCGCCTACAGCATGACCGCCGTGCACGTCTCGCCCGTCGAGCTGATCGGCGTCGCCGTCGCGCTGCTCGTCCTGGTCATCACGTTCGGCTCCCTGCTCGCCGCCGGAATGCCGCTGGTCAGCGCGCTGATCGGGGTCGGCGTCGGCCTGGCAGGGATCATGCTGCTCAGCGCCGCGACCACCGTCTCGTCCACCGCGCCCACGCTCGCCCTGATGCTCGGGCTCGCCGTCGGCATCGACTACGCGCTGTTCATCCTCTCCCGGCACCGCTCCCAGCTCGCGAACGGCATGGACCCCGAGGAATCCGCGGGCGTCGCCACCGGAACGGCCGGCAGCGCCGTCGTCTTCGCCGGACTCACCGTGATCATCGCGCTCTCCGGGCTCGCGGTCGTCGGCATCCCGTTCCTCACCGTGATGGGCCTGTGCGCCGCCGCCACCGTCCTGGTCGCCGTCCTGGTCGCCGTCACGCTGCTGCCCGCCCTGCTCGGCCTCGCCGGGCACCGGCTGGTGCCCGCGCCGGGCTCGCGCGCCGCGCGCCGCGAGCGCGAGGCCGCGGCCGGCACCACCCCCACCGGCGGCGAACGCTGGGCGCGGCTGGCCGTGCGCCGCCCGCTGCCCGTCGTCCTCGGCGTCGTCGTGCTGCTCGGCCTCGCCGCCCTCCCGGCCCGCGACCTCAGCCTCTCCCTGCCCGACAACGGCACCGCGGCCGAGGACTCGGGGCAGCGGCAGGCGTACGACCTGATCAGCGACGCGTTCGGGCCCGGCGTCAACGGCCCGCTGCTCGTCCTCGTGAACGGCGCGGGGCAGGACCCCCAGGCGCTCGAACAGGCCGCGGGCACGGTCGCCGGCACGCTGAACGAACTGCCGGGCGTGGTACTCGCCGCGCCCGCGCAGGGCGACCCGGACAGCGGCACCGCCGTGGTCCAGGTCGTGCCGGAGACCGGTCCGCGCGACCCGGCGACCGCCGACCTCGTGCACGAGATCCGCGACAGCGCGCCGCGCGTCGCGGAGGCCGCCGGGGTCGAGGGCCTGTCCGTCACCGGCAACACCGCCGTCGGCGTCGACGTCTCGCAGCGCCTCGGCGACTCGCTCGTGCCGTTCGCCGCCGTCGTGGTGGGCCTGGCCCTGCTCCTGCTGATCCTCGTCTTCCGCTCGCTGCTCGTGCCGCTCAAGGCCGCGCTCGGCTTCCTGCTGACGGTCGGCGCCTCGTTCGGCGCGGTCGTCGCGGTCTTCCAATGGGGCTGGCTCTCCGACGTGTTCGGCGTGACCCAGACCGGGCCCGTCGTCAGCTTCCTGCCGATCATCCTCATCGCCATCCTGTTCGGGCTCGCGATGGACTACGAGGTGTTCATGGTGTCCCGCATGCGCGAGGAGTACGTGCGCGGCGCCGCGCCGCGCGCCGCCATCACCGCGGGCGCCGGGCACGCCTCGCGCGTGGTCACGGCGGCGGCGCTGATCATGACGTTCGTGTTCGCCAGCTTCGTGCTCTCCGACGACACGACGATCAAGCCCATGGCGTTCGCGCTGGCCCTCGGCGTCATGGTGGACGCGTTCCTCGTCCGCATGACGCTCGTGCCCGCGGTGCTCGCCCTCCTCGGCCGCCACGCGTGGTGGCTGCCCGCCTGGCTGGACCGCGCGCTGCCCGACCTCGACATCGAGGGCGAACGGCTGCGCCACCGCACCGGCGCCGCGCCCGCCCCGGCCGGCTCGCGTGCGGACGGCGGGGTGTGA
- a CDS encoding ArsR/SmtB family transcription factor — MSKQAGEGARTGGAADCCPGLLTAPLDEEQAAELAPVFKALGDPVRLRLLSMIASRAGGEVCVCDLTPAFDLSQPTISHHLKLLRQAGLIDCERRGTWVYYRLVPGATDRLAGLLTRPAGEPLPVLAAAGA, encoded by the coding sequence ATGTCGAAACAAGCTGGTGAGGGCGCGCGGACCGGCGGTGCCGCGGACTGCTGCCCCGGATTGCTGACCGCGCCGCTCGACGAGGAGCAGGCGGCGGAACTGGCCCCGGTGTTCAAGGCGCTCGGCGATCCGGTGCGGCTGCGGCTGCTGTCGATGATCGCCTCGCGCGCCGGGGGCGAGGTGTGCGTGTGCGACCTGACCCCGGCGTTCGACCTGTCCCAGCCGACGATCTCCCACCACCTGAAGCTGCTCAGGCAGGCCGGGCTGATCGACTGCGAACGCCGGGGCACGTGGGTGTACTACCGGCTCGTCCCGGGGGCGACCGACCGCCTGGCCGGCCTGCTCACCCGCCCCGCGGGCGAGCCGCTGCCCGTGCTCGCGGCAGCCGGCGCGTGA
- a CDS encoding LysR family transcriptional regulator, with product MELRQLRYFLAVAEELSVTAAARRFHMAQPALSQAITKLERQLGAPLFDRGGGRLRLTAAGRLLMPEARTLLERAREIADLVPHAQGQERTVLRVGAIASAVSGLLPRVLPAFLGRHPWVLPRVYEMGQRRQADAVRNGEIDIGVCRLPRGEAGPAVHVQPLGDEPLCCAVAEGDPLGAGPVPLAALAGRDLVGFPRALAPVAYDTIVSVCMRAGFSPRFSQEAENDQAILGLVACGLGVALVPELTTRLAVRGVRYLPVVDAHAVTPLSVIVSAGGPPEAALLLREALRALRPPDGG from the coding sequence GTGGAACTCAGGCAGCTGCGGTACTTCCTCGCCGTCGCCGAGGAGCTGAGCGTGACGGCCGCGGCCCGCCGCTTCCACATGGCGCAGCCCGCGCTCAGCCAGGCCATCACCAAACTCGAACGGCAGCTCGGCGCGCCGCTGTTCGACCGCGGCGGCGGCCGGCTGCGGCTCACCGCCGCGGGCCGGCTGCTCATGCCGGAGGCCAGGACCCTGCTGGAGCGGGCCCGCGAGATCGCCGACCTCGTGCCGCACGCGCAGGGGCAGGAACGCACCGTGCTGCGCGTCGGCGCCATCGCCTCGGCCGTCTCGGGGCTGCTGCCGCGCGTGCTGCCCGCGTTCCTCGGCCGCCACCCGTGGGTGCTGCCCCGGGTGTACGAGATGGGGCAGCGCAGGCAGGCCGACGCGGTCCGCAACGGCGAGATCGACATCGGCGTCTGCCGGCTGCCGCGCGGCGAGGCAGGGCCCGCCGTCCACGTGCAGCCGCTGGGGGACGAGCCGCTGTGCTGCGCCGTCGCCGAGGGCGACCCGCTGGGGGCGGGGCCCGTTCCGCTGGCGGCGCTCGCCGGGCGCGACCTCGTCGGCTTCCCCAGGGCGCTCGCCCCGGTCGCCTACGACACGATCGTGTCGGTGTGCATGCGGGCGGGCTTCTCGCCCCGGTTCAGCCAGGAGGCGGAGAACGACCAGGCCATCCTCGGCCTCGTCGCCTGCGGACTCGGCGTGGCGCTGGTGCCCGAGCTGACCACGCGGCTCGCCGTGCGCGGCGTCAGGTACCTGCCGGTCGTCGACGCGCACGCGGTGACGCCCCTGTCGGTGATCGTCAGCGCCGGGGGCCCGCCCGAGGCAGCGCTGCTGCTGCGCGAGGCGCTGCGCGCGCTCCGCCCGCCCGACGGCGGCTGA
- the arsB gene encoding ACR3 family arsenite efflux transporter, producing the protein MSAPPGTARLSFTDRYLAVWILAAMAAGLGLGRLVPGLGDALATVTVTGVSLPIAVGLLVMMYPVLAKVRYDRLGTVTRDRPLLIWSLVLNWVVGPALMFALAWIFLPDLPEYRTGLIIVGLARCIAMVVIWNDLACGDREAAAVLVAINSVFQVVAFSALGWFYLSVLPGWLGLQQTALDVSVWEIARSVLIFLGVPLAAGFLTRRVAERIRGRAWYEAAFVPRVAPLALYGLLFTIVVLFALQGEAITSRPLDVARIAAPLLVYFGLMWAGAMLLGRAAGLGHPRATTLAFTAAGNNFELAIAVAIATFGASSGQALAGVVGPLIEVPVLIGLVRVALAARRFFPEPSAPAPAARAPQEGTARV; encoded by the coding sequence GTGAGCGCGCCGCCCGGGACGGCCCGGCTGTCGTTCACCGACCGCTACCTCGCCGTGTGGATCCTCGCCGCGATGGCCGCGGGCCTCGGGCTGGGCCGCCTCGTCCCGGGGCTCGGGGACGCCCTCGCCACCGTGACGGTGACCGGCGTCTCGCTGCCGATCGCCGTCGGGCTGCTGGTGATGATGTACCCGGTGCTGGCCAAGGTGCGCTACGACCGGCTCGGCACCGTGACCCGCGACCGGCCGCTGCTGATCTGGTCCCTCGTGCTGAACTGGGTCGTCGGCCCGGCCCTGATGTTCGCGCTCGCCTGGATCTTCCTGCCCGACCTGCCCGAGTACCGCACGGGCCTGATCATCGTCGGCCTGGCGCGCTGCATCGCCATGGTCGTCATCTGGAACGACCTGGCCTGCGGCGACCGCGAGGCCGCGGCCGTTCTCGTCGCCATCAACTCGGTGTTCCAGGTGGTCGCGTTCTCCGCCCTCGGCTGGTTCTACCTGTCCGTGCTGCCCGGCTGGCTCGGCCTCCAGCAGACCGCGCTCGACGTGTCGGTGTGGGAGATCGCGCGCAGCGTGCTGATCTTCCTCGGCGTCCCGCTCGCCGCCGGCTTCCTCACCCGCCGCGTGGCCGAGCGGATCAGGGGCCGCGCCTGGTACGAGGCCGCGTTCGTGCCGCGCGTCGCGCCGCTGGCCCTGTACGGGCTGCTGTTCACGATCGTCGTCCTGTTCGCCCTCCAGGGCGAGGCCATCACCTCCCGGCCGCTGGACGTCGCCCGCATCGCCGCGCCGCTGCTGGTCTACTTCGGGCTGATGTGGGCCGGGGCGATGCTGCTCGGCCGCGCCGCCGGCCTCGGCCACCCGCGTGCCACGACGCTGGCGTTCACGGCCGCGGGCAACAACTTCGAACTCGCCATCGCCGTCGCCATCGCCACCTTCGGCGCCTCGTCGGGGCAGGCCCTGGCCGGTGTCGTCGGGCCGCTCATCGAGGTGCCCGTCCTCATCGGACTCGTGCGCGTCGCCCTCGCCGCCCGCCGTTTCTTCCCCGAACCGTCCGCCCCGGCCCCGGCCGCCCGCGCCCCGCAGGAAGGCACCGCACGTGTCTGA
- a CDS encoding ArsI/CadI family heavy metal resistance metalloenzyme: MSRVQLALRVPDLDASIAFYSRLLGTGPAKRREGYANFAVTEPPLKLVLIEGEAGTDTGLDHLGVEVAATEDVAAATARLADAGLATFEEKDTTCCYALQDKVWVTAPGRERWEVYTVKADADGSGEAPVLAR; this comes from the coding sequence ATGTCCCGCGTTCAGCTCGCCCTGCGCGTCCCCGACCTCGACGCGTCGATCGCCTTCTACTCCCGGCTACTGGGCACCGGGCCGGCCAAGCGCCGCGAGGGCTACGCCAACTTCGCCGTCACCGAGCCCCCGCTCAAGCTCGTCCTGATCGAGGGCGAGGCCGGAACGGACACCGGGCTCGACCACCTGGGCGTCGAGGTGGCCGCGACCGAGGACGTCGCCGCCGCCACCGCGCGCCTCGCGGACGCCGGTCTCGCCACGTTCGAGGAGAAGGACACCACCTGCTGCTACGCGCTCCAGGACAAGGTCTGGGTCACCGCGCCGGGCCGCGAGCGCTGGGAGGTCTACACGGTCAAGGCCGACGCGGACGGCAGCGGCGAGGCCCCCGTGCTCGCCCGCTGA
- a CDS encoding arsenate reductase ArsC: protein MSDARPSVLFVCVHNAGRSQMAAALLTRLAGDRVEVRSAGSAPAGAVNPVVVAALREVGVDIAAETPKVLTTDAVRASDVVITMGCGDACPVLPGRRYLDWALDDPAGRDLAAVRPIRDDIERRVRGLLADLGVEPAGGGGAGPGTGDRSGTGG, encoded by the coding sequence GTGTCTGACGCCCGCCCCTCCGTCCTGTTCGTCTGCGTCCACAACGCCGGCCGCTCCCAGATGGCCGCCGCCCTCCTCACCCGCCTCGCCGGGGACCGGGTCGAGGTGCGGTCCGCCGGGTCCGCGCCGGCCGGCGCCGTCAACCCGGTCGTGGTGGCCGCGCTGCGCGAGGTGGGCGTCGACATCGCCGCCGAGACCCCGAAGGTCCTCACCACGGACGCCGTGCGGGCCTCGGACGTCGTGATCACCATGGGCTGCGGGGACGCCTGCCCCGTCCTGCCCGGCCGGCGGTACCTCGACTGGGCGCTCGACGACCCGGCGGGGCGCGATCTGGCGGCGGTCCGGCCGATCCGCGACGATATCGAACGCCGCGTGCGCGGCCTGCTCGCCGACCTCGGCGTCGAACCGGCCGGGGGCGGCGGCGCCGGCCCGGGCACCGGCGACCGGTCCGGCACCGGCGGCTGA